In Bacteroidota bacterium, the following proteins share a genomic window:
- a CDS encoding M48 family metallopeptidase — MTTETHHLTVSGIKVEVVRKDIKNLHLGVYPPKGRVRVAAPLVVSDEAVRLAVIDKLGWIKRQKAKFVGQPRQSEREMVNGESHYFLGRRYRLRVHEDNAPARVALRGIASLDLFVRPGTSSAQREAILLRWHREQLKALIPPLLEKWQPILGVQVADWGIKKMKTKWGSCNAAAGRVWFNLELAKKPVQCLEYIVVHELVHLLERHHNERFVALMEIHVPQWRQYREMLNSTPLGHEDWEC; from the coding sequence ATGACTACTGAGACTCATCACCTCACCGTCAGCGGCATCAAGGTGGAAGTGGTACGCAAGGACATCAAGAACCTGCATCTTGGCGTCTATCCACCCAAGGGTCGGGTGCGGGTGGCGGCACCGCTGGTGGTAAGTGATGAAGCCGTGCGCCTCGCAGTAATCGACAAGCTGGGTTGGATCAAGCGACAGAAGGCCAAGTTCGTCGGACAACCGCGCCAATCCGAGCGCGAGATGGTAAATGGCGAAAGTCACTACTTCCTCGGACGGCGCTATCGCCTGCGTGTACATGAGGACAATGCCCCCGCCCGAGTCGCTCTGCGCGGTATCGCCAGCCTCGACCTGTTCGTGCGTCCTGGAACCTCTTCCGCGCAGCGAGAGGCTATCTTGTTGCGCTGGCATCGGGAGCAACTCAAGGCGCTAATCCCGCCCTTGCTGGAGAAGTGGCAGCCTATCCTCGGTGTTCAAGTCGCCGATTGGGGCATCAAGAAGATGAAAACCAAGTGGGGAAGCTGCAACGCGGCCGCAGGGCGTGTCTGGTTCAATCTGGAGTTGGCTAAGAAGCCAGTACAGTGTTTGGAATACATTGTGGTGCATGAGTTGGTGCATCTGCTGGAGCGGCATCACAACGAGCGATTTGTAGCGCTAATGGAAATTCATGTTCCGCAGTGGCGGCAGTATCGGGAGATGTTAAACAGTACGCCTTTGGGGCATGAGGATTGGGAGTGCTGA